The proteins below are encoded in one region of Bacillus alveayuensis:
- a CDS encoding TrmH family RNA methyltransferase (product_source=KO:K03437; cath_funfam=3.40.1280.10; cog=COG0566; ko=KO:K03437; pfam=PF00588,PF08032; smart=SM00967; superfamily=75217), whose product MKMIESQQNPKVKAWKKLLTKKGRDQTGLFIIEGFHLVEEALKEQHVVKEIMKTKNVEIPATWDVTDVPIVTVTNEIMKGICDTETPQGIASVCKQQNDHSTKYFRKFILVDRVQDPGNLGTIIRTADAAGIDAVILGAGTVDVYNAKTIRATQGSLFHLPILKGDLTTFIAQLKQRNIPIYGTSLTNGVSYKEVSPTESFAIIVGNEGNGVSQTLLQMTDKNLYIPLYGKAESLNVAIASSILMYHFVH is encoded by the coding sequence TTGAAGATGATCGAATCTCAGCAAAATCCAAAAGTAAAAGCATGGAAAAAGCTGTTAACCAAAAAAGGGCGTGATCAAACAGGATTATTTATTATTGAAGGTTTTCATTTAGTTGAAGAAGCGCTTAAAGAGCAACATGTAGTAAAAGAGATCATGAAAACTAAAAATGTGGAAATTCCTGCGACATGGGATGTGACTGACGTACCAATCGTAACCGTGACAAATGAAATTATGAAAGGTATATGTGATACGGAGACGCCGCAAGGAATAGCATCTGTTTGCAAGCAGCAAAACGATCACTCAACAAAATACTTTCGAAAGTTCATACTAGTGGATCGAGTACAAGATCCAGGAAATCTAGGTACTATTATTCGAACAGCTGATGCTGCAGGCATAGATGCCGTCATATTAGGAGCTGGAACGGTAGATGTATACAATGCCAAAACGATACGGGCGACACAAGGTTCGTTATTTCATCTTCCTATTTTAAAAGGGGATTTAACCACCTTCATTGCTCAATTAAAACAACGCAATATTCCGATTTATGGGACGTCCTTAACGAATGGTGTTTCGTATAAAGAGGTGTCACCGACTGAATCGTTTGCAATCATTGTCGGCAATGAAGGGAACGGTGTTTCTCAAACATTGCTGCAAATGACGGACAAAAATTTATATATTCCTCTATACGGGAAAGCAGAATCTTTAAATGTAGCGATTGCTTCATCAATTCTTATGTATCATTTCGTCCATTAA
- a CDS encoding phenylalanyl-tRNA synthetase alpha chain (product_source=KO:K01889; cath_funfam=3.30.930.10; cog=COG0016; ko=KO:K01889; pfam=PF01409,PF02912; superfamily=55681; tigrfam=TIGR00468) — MQEQLWKLRDEALERIQKAADLKMLNDVRVSYLGKKGPITEVLRGMGKLSKEERPKIGALANEVREVIAAEIAKKQEKLEQEEVEKKLAAETIDVTLPGRPVHIGNPHPITSVIEEIENLFLGMGYEVAEGPEVETDYYNFEALNLPKGHPARDMQDSFYITEEILMRTHTSPVQARTLEKHKGKGPVKIICPGKVYRRDTDDATHSHQFTQIEGLVVDENIRMSDLKGTLEVFAKKLFGKDREIRLRPSFFPFTEPSVEVDVSCFSCGKKGCSVCKGTGWIEILGAGMVHPNVLEMAGFDSKKYRGFAFGMGPERIAMLKYGIDDIRHFYTNDLRFLKQFKQA, encoded by the coding sequence ATGCAAGAGCAATTATGGAAGCTTCGTGACGAAGCACTTGAACGTATTCAAAAAGCAGCAGATTTAAAAATGTTAAATGATGTACGTGTATCCTATTTAGGAAAGAAAGGACCGATTACGGAAGTACTTCGCGGAATGGGAAAACTCTCAAAAGAAGAAAGACCGAAAATTGGAGCACTAGCCAATGAAGTACGTGAAGTCATTGCTGCTGAAATTGCGAAAAAACAAGAAAAACTTGAACAAGAAGAAGTGGAAAAGAAGCTGGCTGCTGAAACGATTGATGTTACATTACCTGGAAGACCTGTACATATCGGAAATCCTCATCCTATTACGTCTGTCATTGAAGAAATCGAAAACTTATTTTTAGGAATGGGCTATGAGGTGGCAGAAGGACCTGAAGTGGAGACAGATTATTACAACTTCGAAGCTCTTAACTTGCCGAAAGGCCATCCTGCCCGCGATATGCAGGATTCCTTTTATATTACAGAAGAAATCTTAATGCGTACTCATACATCTCCTGTTCAAGCAAGAACGCTAGAAAAACATAAAGGAAAAGGCCCAGTAAAAATTATTTGTCCTGGTAAAGTTTATCGACGTGATACAGATGATGCGACACACTCTCATCAGTTTACGCAAATTGAAGGTCTTGTCGTAGATGAAAACATTAGAATGAGTGATTTAAAGGGGACGCTTGAGGTTTTTGCGAAAAAATTGTTCGGAAAAGACCGCGAAATTCGTCTGCGCCCAAGTTTTTTTCCATTTACGGAACCATCTGTTGAGGTTGATGTATCATGTTTCTCTTGTGGGAAAAAAGGATGCAGCGTCTGTAAAGGAACTGGCTGGATTGAAATATTAGGAGCTGGAATGGTTCATCCGAATGTTCTTGAAATGGCTGGATTTGATTCGAAAAAATATCGTGGTTTTGCATTCGGAATGGGACCAGAGCGGATTGCGATGTTGAAATACGGCATTGATGATATTCGCCACTTCTATACAAACGATCTAAGATTTTTAAAACAGTTTAAACAAGCTTAA